In one Lolium rigidum isolate FL_2022 chromosome 3, APGP_CSIRO_Lrig_0.1, whole genome shotgun sequence genomic region, the following are encoded:
- the LOC124701560 gene encoding transcription factor ILI6 isoform X3: MLFKVPSHLQRRCTSSITLTQAPQSRSRQSGSSRITDEQISDLVSKLQDLLPEARLRGNDRVPSSRVLQETCSYIRSLHREVDDLSERLSELLATSDMSTAQAAVIRSLLM; the protein is encoded by the exons ATGTTGTTCAAAGTTCCCTCCCACTTGCAGCGGCGATGCACGAGTAGCATAACACTCACACAAGCTCCTCA GTCACGGTCGAGGCAGTCAGGCTCGTCGAGGATCACTGACGAGCAAATCAGCGACCTTGTCTCCAAGTTGCAGGACCTCCTCCCTGAAGCGCGCCTCCGGGGCAATGACAGA GTGCCATCTTCAAGAGTGCTGCAGGAGACGTGCAGCTACATCAGGAGCTTGCACCGGGAGGTCGACGACCTGAGCGAGAGGCTGTCTGAGCTGCTGGCGACGTCGGACATGAGCACCGCACAGGCGGCTGTCATCCGCAGCCTTCTGATGTAG
- the LOC124701560 gene encoding transcription factor ILI6 isoform X4, with amino-acid sequence MTLLNQIQTVRSRSRQSGSSRITDEQISDLVSKLQDLLPEARLRGNDRVPSSRVLQETCSYIRSLHREVDDLSERLSELLATSDMSTAQAAVIRSLLM; translated from the exons GTCACGGTCGAGGCAGTCAGGCTCGTCGAGGATCACTGACGAGCAAATCAGCGACCTTGTCTCCAAGTTGCAGGACCTCCTCCCTGAAGCGCGCCTCCGGGGCAATGACAGA GTGCCATCTTCAAGAGTGCTGCAGGAGACGTGCAGCTACATCAGGAGCTTGCACCGGGAGGTCGACGACCTGAGCGAGAGGCTGTCTGAGCTGCTGGCGACGTCGGACATGAGCACCGCACAGGCGGCTGTCATCCGCAGCCTTCTGATGTAG
- the LOC124701560 gene encoding transcription factor ILI6 isoform X5, with product MSSRRSRSRQSGSSRITDEQISDLVSKLQDLLPEARLRGNDRVPSSRVLQETCSYIRSLHREVDDLSERLSELLATSDMSTAQAAVIRSLLM from the exons ATGTCGAGCCGTAGGTCACGGTCGAGGCAGTCAGGCTCGTCGAGGATCACTGACGAGCAAATCAGCGACCTTGTCTCCAAGTTGCAGGACCTCCTCCCTGAAGCGCGCCTCCGGGGCAATGACAGA GTGCCATCTTCAAGAGTGCTGCAGGAGACGTGCAGCTACATCAGGAGCTTGCACCGGGAGGTCGACGACCTGAGCGAGAGGCTGTCTGAGCTGCTGGCGACGTCGGACATGAGCACCGCACAGGCGGCTGTCATCCGCAGCCTTCTGATGTAG
- the LOC124701560 gene encoding uncharacterized protein LOC124701560 isoform X1 codes for MSKESRTQIHLLVTVQPLFFFHVQIEYRMWGKTNKPIYILVVQVTWPVCFLLTVLASKSSLAPAFLLMLFKVPSHLQRRCTSSITLTQAPQSRSRQSGSSRITDEQISDLVSKLQDLLPEARLRGNDRVPSSRVLQETCSYIRSLHREVDDLSERLSELLATSDMSTAQAAVIRSLLM; via the exons ATGTCCAAAGAGAGTCGCACACAAATCCATCTACTAGTAACTGTACAGCCACTGTTCTTCTTTCATGTACAGATTGAATATAGAATGTGGGGCAAAACTAATAAACCAATATATATTTTGGTAGTTCAAGTAACATGGCCTGTGTGCTTTCTTCTGACAGTACTGGCCTCCAAGTCGTCTCTCGCGCCAGCATTTCTTCTCATGTTGTTCAAAGTTCCCTCCCACTTGCAGCGGCGATGCACGAGTAGCATAACACTCACACAAGCTCCTCA GTCACGGTCGAGGCAGTCAGGCTCGTCGAGGATCACTGACGAGCAAATCAGCGACCTTGTCTCCAAGTTGCAGGACCTCCTCCCTGAAGCGCGCCTCCGGGGCAATGACAGA GTGCCATCTTCAAGAGTGCTGCAGGAGACGTGCAGCTACATCAGGAGCTTGCACCGGGAGGTCGACGACCTGAGCGAGAGGCTGTCTGAGCTGCTGGCGACGTCGGACATGAGCACCGCACAGGCGGCTGTCATCCGCAGCCTTCTGATGTAG